A stretch of Pseudoclavibacter chungangensis DNA encodes these proteins:
- a CDS encoding DUF1684 domain-containing protein, giving the protein MTSGGERALVSARTFVADWDRWHAKRRAEVLAPTGPASLAHTAWLDDEFAAVPDAPGEWARDGGAVLGREIGWSGYRSGDGDIVTGETRLEPGEELSDGTRTLRAHARRDERALRVFDAGRPAREGIVGIDAYPPESRWVVSADFRPVPGRVVVDHVDGSTSEHAEAGIAVFLLDGHEIALEVRVGERGLSAVFADSGSGGAHNAFRFLSLPSPDRTGRTLVDFNRATLPPCAFSDQFACPLPSAANRLPVNVAAGERAPRRKRD; this is encoded by the coding sequence ATGACGAGCGGCGGCGAGCGCGCACTGGTTTCGGCGCGGACCTTCGTGGCCGACTGGGATCGCTGGCACGCGAAGCGGCGGGCGGAGGTGCTGGCGCCGACGGGGCCGGCGAGCCTCGCGCACACCGCGTGGCTGGACGACGAGTTCGCCGCCGTTCCGGATGCGCCGGGTGAGTGGGCGCGCGACGGCGGGGCGGTGCTCGGGCGCGAGATCGGCTGGAGCGGGTACCGCTCGGGCGACGGCGACATCGTGACGGGCGAGACGCGGCTCGAACCGGGCGAGGAGTTGAGCGACGGGACGCGCACGCTGCGTGCGCACGCGCGTCGCGACGAGCGGGCGTTGCGCGTGTTCGATGCGGGCAGGCCGGCGCGGGAGGGGATCGTCGGTATCGACGCGTATCCGCCGGAGTCGCGCTGGGTCGTGTCGGCCGATTTCCGGCCGGTGCCGGGGCGTGTGGTCGTGGACCATGTGGACGGTTCGACGTCGGAGCACGCGGAGGCGGGTATCGCGGTGTTCCTGCTCGACGGGCACGAGATCGCGCTCGAGGTGCGTGTGGGGGAGCGGGGGCTGAGCGCGGTGTTCGCCGACTCGGGGAGCGGTGGCGCGCACAACGCCTTCCGGTTCCTGTCGCTCCCGTCGCCGGATCGCACGGGCCGCACGCTCGTCGATTTCAACCGTGCGACGCTGCCGCCGTGCGCGTTCAGTGATCAGTTCGCGTGCCCGTTGCCGTCGGCGGCGAACCGGCTGCCGGTGAATGTCGCCGCGGGTGAGCGGGCGCCGCGTCGCAAGCGCGACTGA
- a CDS encoding LLM class flavin-dependent oxidoreductase, giving the protein MPRIDLFYYGDVTTGQSPAQWYRDVEQQVVAGDRLGYNGVWVTEHHFHMRGEVPDPLLFLARLSGRTERIRLGTSIVCAPFYDPLRLAESANLLDAISGGRLNLGVGSGIGDEPSLAAWGLQRDELSARSAEIHEILRLAFDEGTVTFDGEYYQYDGVEISPPAGRAARDVIWTGAGRNAVELARAHGYRLMIPRPLPLEERLRFNREYRAAVPDGEVIHLRSGLVAPTRALARERAVEFLRNYAAIYLRKKWTGGPDSQAFDEIAERLSFAVGTAGEVADRIRAWTDDFRGTEETAIQFQGPGVAHEHALESIELFAAELPGLQDDAPRTATEYVDRDIPARGVNASLTPYPTDTQEVLV; this is encoded by the coding sequence ATGCCTCGAATCGATCTCTTCTACTACGGTGACGTCACCACCGGGCAGTCGCCCGCGCAGTGGTATCGCGACGTCGAACAGCAGGTCGTCGCCGGCGACCGCCTCGGGTACAACGGCGTGTGGGTGACGGAGCACCACTTCCACATGCGCGGCGAGGTGCCCGATCCGCTGCTCTTCCTCGCGCGGCTCAGCGGTCGCACCGAGCGGATCCGCCTCGGCACCTCGATCGTGTGCGCGCCGTTCTACGACCCGTTGCGGCTCGCCGAATCGGCGAACCTCCTCGACGCGATCTCCGGCGGCCGATTGAATCTCGGCGTCGGTTCGGGGATCGGCGACGAGCCGTCGCTCGCCGCATGGGGACTGCAGCGGGACGAGCTCTCGGCACGTTCGGCGGAGATCCACGAGATCCTGCGCCTCGCGTTCGACGAGGGCACGGTGACCTTCGACGGCGAGTACTACCAGTACGACGGCGTCGAGATCTCGCCGCCCGCGGGCCGGGCCGCGCGCGACGTGATCTGGACGGGTGCCGGCCGCAACGCGGTCGAGCTCGCGAGGGCGCACGGCTACCGGCTCATGATCCCGCGGCCGTTGCCCCTCGAGGAGCGTCTGCGGTTCAACCGCGAGTACCGCGCCGCGGTGCCCGACGGTGAGGTCATCCACCTGCGCTCGGGCCTCGTCGCCCCGACGCGGGCGCTCGCTCGCGAGCGAGCGGTCGAGTTCCTCCGCAACTACGCCGCGATCTACCTGCGCAAGAAGTGGACGGGTGGCCCCGACAGTCAGGCGTTCGACGAGATCGCGGAGCGGTTGAGCTTCGCGGTCGGCACGGCGGGTGAGGTCGCGGATCGCATCCGAGCCTGGACCGACGACTTCCGCGGCACGGAGGAGACGGCGATCCAGTTCCAGGGGCCCGGCGTCGCGCACGAGCACGCGCTCGAGTCGATCGAGCTGTTCGCCGCCGAGCTCCCCGGCCTGCAGGACGACGCACCGCGCACCGCGACCGAGTACGTCGACCGTGACATCCCCGCGCGCGGCGTGAACGCGTCGCTCACCCCGTATCCGACCGACACGCAGGAGGTACTCGTATGA
- a CDS encoding M20 family metallopeptidase, producing the protein MTTIDRPDIDRETAASDPLEVYLAHDRRPQRAPADADPASPFAGAGADVHDRIRERVRALRPTLEALATEIHGYAEIGFDEHRSAAAIARVLDEHGTPAETGVFGLDTALRASAGPADGPTFAVLAEYDALPEIGHACGHNIIAALAVGAFLAAAPEVGELGARLVLLGTPAEENGGGKAHLIRAGAFEDIDAAGMVHPSGGDSASPVFGGGTTGVRRIRVTYHGRASHAAMSPYLGLNALDAVVTAYQSIAQLRQHILPIDRVHAIITDGGVAANIVPERASAEIFIRSTEIDTLQALTRRVLDIVDAAALATGTRAEVDADYEPPYLPLRNNVSLTKHWARHLGALGRNVPTVPATIRQGGPSTDMGNVTQILPGFHPSLGLGGDGTVLPHNASFAALAVTPSAFDALEDAAVALAGAAVDYLADPELRDAARAEFEASGGVVEWEDE; encoded by the coding sequence ATGACCACGATCGACCGGCCCGACATCGACCGCGAGACCGCCGCGAGCGACCCGCTCGAGGTGTACCTCGCGCACGACCGGCGTCCGCAGCGGGCACCCGCCGACGCCGACCCCGCATCGCCGTTCGCGGGCGCCGGCGCCGACGTGCACGATCGCATCCGCGAGCGCGTGCGGGCACTGCGCCCGACCCTCGAGGCGCTCGCGACCGAGATCCACGGCTACGCCGAGATCGGCTTCGATGAGCACCGCAGTGCGGCCGCGATCGCACGCGTCCTCGACGAACACGGGACGCCCGCCGAGACGGGCGTGTTCGGGCTCGACACCGCACTGCGGGCGAGCGCGGGGCCCGCGGACGGGCCCACCTTCGCCGTCCTCGCCGAGTACGACGCACTGCCCGAGATCGGCCACGCGTGCGGACACAACATCATCGCGGCGCTCGCGGTCGGGGCGTTCCTCGCGGCCGCCCCGGAGGTCGGCGAGCTCGGCGCACGACTCGTCCTGCTCGGGACCCCGGCGGAGGAGAACGGCGGCGGCAAGGCCCACCTCATCCGCGCCGGAGCGTTCGAGGACATCGACGCGGCCGGCATGGTGCACCCCTCGGGCGGCGACAGCGCATCGCCCGTGTTCGGTGGCGGCACGACTGGTGTGCGTCGCATCCGCGTGACGTACCACGGCCGCGCGTCGCACGCCGCGATGAGCCCGTACCTCGGCCTCAACGCGCTCGACGCGGTCGTCACGGCCTACCAGAGCATCGCCCAGCTGCGGCAGCACATCCTGCCGATCGACCGCGTCCACGCGATCATCACCGACGGTGGCGTCGCGGCGAACATCGTGCCCGAGCGCGCCTCGGCCGAGATCTTCATCCGCTCGACCGAGATCGACACGCTGCAGGCCCTCACCCGGCGCGTGCTCGACATCGTCGACGCCGCCGCGCTCGCGACGGGCACACGCGCGGAGGTCGACGCCGACTACGAGCCGCCCTACCTGCCGCTGCGGAACAACGTGTCGCTCACGAAGCACTGGGCACGCCACCTCGGCGCGCTCGGCCGGAACGTGCCGACCGTCCCGGCGACGATCCGCCAGGGCGGTCCGTCCACCGACATGGGCAACGTGACCCAGATCCTGCCCGGATTCCACCCGTCGCTCGGCCTCGGCGGCGACGGCACCGTGCTGCCGCACAACGCCTCGTTCGCGGCGCTCGCCGTGACGCCCTCGGCGTTCGACGCGCTCGAGGACGCGGCCGTCGCGCTCGCGGGTGCGGCGGTCGACTATCTCGCCGACCCCGAGCTGCGGGATGCGGCGCGGGCCGAGTTCGAGGCGTCCGGCGGGGTCGTCGAGTGGGAGGACGAATGA
- a CDS encoding dipeptide ABC transporter ATP-binding protein, translated as MTAVETPAPDTTTGAPSAAATTGIRVRDLGVAFDGRSAVQGVTFDLAPGRCVALVGESGSGKSVSARSLLGLSGANATVTASELSLDGEDLLAATPAQWRAIRGGRIGLVHQDALVSLDPLRPVGAEIAETLRLHTDLARRDRRAEVVRLLASVGVPEPEQRAKQRPDELSGGLRQRALIASAIAGRPDYIVADEPTTALDVTVQAQVLRLLAELRDAGTGLLLVSHDLAVVGELADEILVLRGGEVVERGTPDEVLGSPRTDYTRRLLDAVPSSHTRGERLSDVPPVEIDTALVQPVRDLGVPLLEASGLTKRYRRGRETVTVVDAVDVRLERGRTLGVVGESGSGKSTLAGMLLGLVEPDGGTVSFEGEAWVPLPEPARRARRHRIQSISQDPLSSFDPRYRVHEVLGEVLAAIGVRRDARRERAAALLDQVGLAPELLDRAPLTLSGGQRQRVAIAAAIAVGPDVLVCDEPVAALDVSVQAQVLDLLGDLQRRLGLGIVFISHDLGVVHHLADEVLVMHHGEVVERGDVDAVLTAPQQPYTRELLGAVPRLRSTLERNTP; from the coding sequence ATGACCGCGGTCGAGACCCCGGCACCCGACACGACGACGGGCGCACCGTCCGCGGCCGCGACGACGGGCATCCGCGTGCGCGACCTCGGCGTCGCGTTCGACGGGCGGAGCGCCGTGCAGGGCGTGACGTTCGATCTCGCCCCGGGGCGCTGCGTCGCGCTCGTCGGCGAATCGGGCTCGGGCAAGAGCGTGAGCGCGCGGAGTCTGCTCGGGCTCTCGGGCGCGAACGCGACCGTGACGGCGAGCGAGCTCTCGCTCGACGGCGAGGACCTGCTCGCGGCGACGCCCGCGCAGTGGCGCGCGATCCGCGGCGGCCGGATCGGGCTCGTGCACCAGGACGCGCTCGTCTCGCTCGATCCGCTCCGGCCCGTCGGTGCGGAGATCGCCGAGACCCTCCGCCTGCACACCGATCTCGCCCGGCGGGATCGCCGCGCCGAAGTCGTCCGGCTGCTCGCGTCCGTGGGCGTGCCCGAACCGGAGCAGCGCGCGAAGCAGCGCCCCGACGAACTCTCCGGCGGTCTGCGCCAGCGCGCGCTCATCGCGAGCGCGATCGCGGGCAGGCCCGACTACATCGTCGCCGACGAGCCGACGACCGCGCTCGACGTGACCGTGCAGGCCCAGGTCCTGCGCCTGCTCGCCGAGCTGCGCGACGCCGGGACGGGCCTCCTGCTCGTGAGCCACGACCTCGCGGTCGTCGGTGAACTCGCCGACGAGATCCTCGTGCTGCGCGGCGGCGAGGTCGTCGAACGCGGCACGCCCGACGAGGTGCTCGGCTCGCCACGCACCGACTACACGCGGCGCCTCCTCGACGCCGTGCCGTCGTCGCACACGCGCGGTGAGCGACTGAGCGACGTGCCGCCCGTCGAGATCGACACGGCGCTCGTGCAGCCCGTCCGCGATCTCGGCGTGCCGCTGCTCGAGGCGAGCGGCCTCACGAAGCGCTACCGGCGGGGGCGGGAGACCGTGACGGTCGTCGACGCGGTCGACGTGCGGCTCGAACGCGGCCGCACGCTCGGCGTCGTCGGCGAGTCCGGCTCCGGAAAATCGACGCTCGCGGGCATGCTGCTCGGGCTCGTCGAGCCCGACGGCGGCACCGTGTCGTTCGAGGGCGAGGCGTGGGTGCCGCTCCCGGAGCCCGCCCGCCGCGCCCGCCGGCACCGCATCCAGTCGATCTCGCAGGACCCGCTGAGCTCGTTCGACCCGCGCTACCGGGTGCACGAGGTACTCGGCGAGGTGCTCGCCGCGATCGGCGTCCGGCGCGACGCGCGCCGCGAGCGTGCGGCGGCCCTGCTCGACCAGGTCGGGCTCGCTCCCGAGCTGCTCGATCGAGCGCCGCTCACGCTCTCCGGCGGCCAGCGCCAGCGCGTCGCGATCGCGGCGGCGATCGCGGTCGGCCCCGACGTGCTCGTGTGCGACGAGCCCGTCGCCGCGCTCGACGTATCGGTGCAGGCGCAGGTGCTCGACCTCCTCGGCGACCTACAGCGGCGGCTCGGGCTCGGCATCGTGTTCATCTCCCACGATCTCGGCGTCGTCCACCACCTCGCCGACGAGGTGCTCGTCATGCACCACGGCGAGGTCGTCGAACGCGGCGACGTCGACGCGGTGCTCACCGCGCCGCAGCAGCCCTACACGCGTGAACTCCTCGGCGCCGTCCCCCGGCTCCGATCCACCCTCGAAAGGAACACCCCATGA
- a CDS encoding LLM class flavin-dependent oxidoreductase, whose amino-acid sequence MSGTGIPDTRSPRTGEIPELRIGFITHLDQHDDLGSIYRDNLRLVQALETLGYDSAWIATRHFKAGWATLPSPFAFYGAAAVSTERIALGTAVLPLLLDDPVRAAEEVSVVDHLSNGRLVLGLGKGVPSDSFHVFDSWNKNRDAGFVAKAERLQWALEGSQVEGGSESLHPPNRSLSGRVLYGSSNLETIRRAAENGEGFILERFGNGPERTAAARRGFQERQAESIRIYRQVFEETWGDMRTPYVVLSRSAYPGPTVESALAEAGTRVRRWNDFAARIGRVDPTWSVPDQLLSDNVPWGTPEVLAADLLADPSVALSDEIVLGVHPAHHTIDETIEKARILLEELVPLVRSGWRAQREELGIDELRTDRVTA is encoded by the coding sequence ATGAGTGGCACCGGCATCCCCGACACGCGTTCGCCGCGGACGGGCGAGATCCCCGAGCTCCGGATCGGGTTCATCACGCACCTCGATCAGCACGACGACCTCGGCAGCATCTACCGCGACAACCTGCGGCTCGTGCAGGCGCTCGAGACGCTCGGCTACGACAGCGCGTGGATCGCGACCCGGCACTTCAAGGCGGGCTGGGCGACGCTCCCGAGCCCGTTCGCGTTCTACGGTGCGGCGGCCGTGTCGACCGAGCGCATCGCGCTCGGGACGGCCGTCCTGCCGCTGCTGCTCGACGACCCGGTGCGGGCCGCGGAGGAGGTGTCGGTCGTCGACCACCTGTCGAACGGTCGACTCGTGCTCGGGCTCGGCAAGGGTGTTCCGTCGGACTCGTTCCACGTGTTCGACTCGTGGAACAAGAATCGCGACGCGGGGTTCGTAGCGAAGGCCGAACGGCTGCAGTGGGCGCTCGAGGGGTCGCAGGTCGAGGGCGGCAGCGAGTCGCTGCACCCGCCGAACCGTTCGCTCTCGGGGCGCGTGCTGTACGGCTCGTCGAACCTCGAGACGATCCGGCGTGCGGCCGAGAACGGCGAGGGGTTCATCCTCGAACGGTTCGGGAACGGCCCGGAGCGGACGGCCGCGGCGCGGCGCGGGTTCCAGGAGCGGCAGGCGGAGTCGATCCGCATCTACCGGCAGGTGTTCGAGGAGACGTGGGGTGACATGCGCACGCCGTACGTCGTGCTGTCCCGGAGCGCGTATCCGGGCCCGACGGTCGAGTCGGCGCTCGCGGAGGCGGGGACGCGCGTGCGGCGTTGGAACGACTTCGCGGCGAGGATCGGTCGTGTCGATCCGACGTGGTCGGTACCCGATCAACTGCTGAGCGACAACGTGCCGTGGGGCACGCCGGAGGTGCTCGCGGCGGATCTGCTCGCCGACCCGAGCGTCGCGCTGAGCGACGAGATCGTGCTCGGCGTGCACCCCGCGCACCACACGATCGACGAGACGATCGAGAAGGCACGGATCCTGCTCGAGGAGCTCGTGCCGCTCGTGCGGAGCGGGTGGCGGGCGCAGCGGGAGGAGCTCGGGATCGACGAGCTGCGGACGGATCGGGTGACGGCATGA
- a CDS encoding ABC transporter permease yields MSVLDRGTSRKGPALSTVRPPRGGTGTKRRRPPVGILLAFAVFAVLVVVSLVPDLVSGDPLDGNPAQAFQPPSGEHLLGTDQLGRDLYSRLVHGAFASLSLGIGATLIGLFGGALLGVAAGYARGTVDRIITRLLDVLLAFPEVLVALLAITVLGPGQWSLVLAVGLGRIPGAARLVRAQVQQVRSAPFVAQSIGLGLTPAQILQRHIVPNSLGPVLVHTVLGVGVCIIFGAGLSFLGLGAVPPSPEWGLMLSEARQYLSVAPWLAIWPGLAITAAVVSVTLSGRWLQQEYLTRRSAT; encoded by the coding sequence ATGAGCGTCCTCGATCGGGGCACGTCCCGGAAGGGGCCGGCCCTCTCCACCGTCCGACCGCCACGAGGCGGGACGGGCACGAAGCGTCGTCGTCCGCCCGTGGGCATCCTCCTCGCGTTCGCCGTCTTCGCGGTGCTCGTCGTCGTGTCGCTCGTCCCCGACCTCGTCTCGGGCGACCCGCTCGACGGGAACCCGGCTCAGGCGTTCCAGCCGCCGAGTGGGGAGCACCTGCTCGGCACCGATCAACTCGGTCGCGACCTGTACTCGCGACTCGTGCACGGTGCCTTCGCGTCGCTCTCGCTCGGCATCGGCGCGACCCTCATCGGCCTCTTCGGTGGCGCGCTGCTCGGCGTCGCCGCGGGCTATGCGCGCGGCACGGTCGACCGCATCATCACGCGTCTGCTCGACGTCCTGCTCGCGTTCCCCGAGGTGCTCGTCGCGCTCCTCGCGATCACGGTGCTCGGGCCCGGCCAGTGGAGCCTCGTGCTCGCCGTCGGCCTCGGCCGCATCCCCGGCGCCGCGCGACTCGTGCGCGCCCAGGTGCAGCAGGTGCGCTCGGCACCGTTCGTCGCGCAGAGCATCGGGCTCGGCCTCACCCCGGCGCAGATCCTGCAGCGCCACATCGTGCCGAACAGCCTCGGGCCCGTTCTCGTGCACACCGTGCTCGGCGTCGGCGTCTGCATCATCTTCGGGGCCGGACTCAGCTTCCTCGGCCTCGGCGCCGTGCCGCCCTCACCCGAATGGGGCCTCATGCTCTCGGAGGCGCGGCAGTACCTCTCGGTCGCGCCGTGGCTCGCGATCTGGCCGGGCCTCGCGATCACCGCCGCCGTCGTGAGCGTCACGCTCAGCGGCCGGTGGCTGCAGCAGGAGTACCTCACGAGACGGAGCGCGACATGA
- a CDS encoding ABC transporter permease yields the protein MSAPAPVRPGDTGIDAPTTVPAPATTPASDTDTAAEKRRARLRATGRLALAIGNRLLDIVLVLWAAATLAFIALQLIPGDPLDRLMAGIQDATPEMRAAISAHYGLDQPVFVQYLQFLAHAAVFDFGTSYQRAAPVTEVLLSELPATLELTFWAMTLAVVVAILLALATSGRGRIGRAIAVGLELVSVSVPSFWLGIVLMTVLSFQLRLLPAFGANGPASLVLPVITLAVPLAGVLSQVLRERMEHALHEPFVTTLRARGLTESGIRSGHVLRHAALPALTLTSVIFGSLLSGTVIIETLFSRPGLGRVAVAAVQDRDIPLVLGFVVFAAFVFIVLNTIVDLVAPLLDPRSRGSRA from the coding sequence ATGAGCGCCCCCGCACCCGTGCGCCCCGGCGACACCGGGATCGACGCACCCACGACCGTCCCCGCACCCGCGACGACGCCGGCGTCCGACACGGATACCGCCGCCGAGAAGCGCCGCGCGCGCCTGCGCGCGACCGGTCGCCTCGCGCTCGCGATCGGCAACCGGCTGCTCGACATCGTGCTCGTCCTGTGGGCAGCGGCGACCCTCGCGTTCATCGCGCTGCAGCTCATCCCCGGTGACCCGCTCGACCGGCTCATGGCCGGCATCCAGGACGCGACGCCCGAGATGCGCGCCGCGATCTCGGCGCACTACGGGCTCGACCAGCCCGTGTTCGTGCAGTACCTGCAGTTCCTCGCCCACGCGGCCGTCTTCGACTTCGGCACGAGCTACCAGCGGGCCGCGCCCGTCACCGAGGTGCTGCTGTCCGAACTCCCCGCGACGCTCGAACTCACGTTCTGGGCGATGACCCTCGCGGTCGTCGTCGCGATCCTGCTCGCGCTCGCGACGAGCGGCCGCGGCCGCATCGGCCGGGCGATCGCGGTCGGCCTCGAACTCGTCTCGGTCTCGGTGCCGTCGTTCTGGCTCGGCATCGTGCTCATGACCGTGCTGTCGTTCCAGCTGCGCCTGCTGCCCGCGTTCGGCGCGAACGGCCCCGCGAGCCTCGTGCTGCCGGTCATCACGCTCGCGGTCCCGCTCGCCGGCGTCCTCTCGCAGGTGCTGCGGGAGCGGATGGAACACGCGCTGCACGAACCGTTCGTGACGACCCTCCGGGCCCGCGGACTCACGGAGAGCGGCATCCGGTCGGGGCACGTGCTGCGCCACGCGGCGCTGCCCGCGCTGACCCTCACGAGCGTCATCTTCGGATCGCTCCTGAGCGGAACCGTCATCATCGAGACGCTCTTCTCCCGGCCCGGCCTCGGCCGCGTGGCGGTCGCCGCGGTCCAGGACCGCGACATCCCGCTCGTCCTCGGGTTCGTCGTGTTCGCGGCGTTCGTCTTCATCGTGCTCAACACGATCGTCGACCTCGTCGCGCCCCTGCTCGACCCGCGATCGCGAGGGAGTCGCGCATGA
- a CDS encoding ABC transporter substrate-binding protein has translation MTHRRLPVALALVAGLGLAGCSGTAGADVPSEPVSGGTLTYLANTEPPVWDGQRIPSLNLNSINSSIFDTVTTQLPEASGYGPGLATAWTVSDDGLVYTFDLRDDVTFHDGSPFNAEVLKQNLDRPLSEPDLATVGNGIAENVVVDDDTLEVHLSKPNGAFIHALSTPHWPIYSGEILSNHSSQELSADPTLSIGTGPFKVESYTKGSSLTLVRNDDYNWAPETASHQGPAYLDQVVVNFVPETQARIGALNSQQAQAIDQVPPLNFAEVEAGGNAILEQDNTGTPYQLHLNPNVAPFDDLNVRRGFQAAIDVNAALQSVYQGAYELAWGPTLPGTAPAGSADESIKGTWGFDADKAAQYFAEAGYTEKDAEGYLVKDGQRLHLDWYVDSLYAQTDQRQQLGEAIVLLAKDAGIEIVRTPFDTATFTAKIAEGKHQLADSSRGYADVATSIQPFTTAAIPTSNGGSGINYGLVSDPEIDAQAAILRASNDDAERVAAAHVAQQRIIDQAYSLPLYVPKKTVGVTPAVQGWAFDQVGYTDTFHGVWLAQ, from the coding sequence ATGACCCACCGACGTCTTCCGGTGGCCCTCGCGCTCGTCGCGGGCCTCGGACTCGCCGGATGCTCCGGTACCGCCGGAGCCGACGTGCCGAGCGAGCCCGTCTCGGGCGGCACGCTCACCTACCTCGCGAACACCGAACCGCCCGTGTGGGACGGCCAGCGCATCCCGAGCCTCAACCTGAACTCGATCAACTCGTCGATCTTCGACACCGTCACGACGCAGCTCCCCGAGGCCTCGGGCTACGGTCCCGGGCTGGCCACGGCGTGGACCGTGAGCGACGACGGACTCGTCTACACGTTCGACCTGCGCGACGACGTGACGTTCCACGACGGCAGCCCCTTCAATGCCGAGGTGCTCAAGCAGAACCTCGACCGGCCGCTGTCGGAGCCCGACCTCGCGACCGTCGGCAACGGCATCGCCGAGAACGTCGTCGTCGACGACGACACGCTCGAGGTGCACCTCTCGAAGCCGAACGGTGCGTTCATCCACGCACTCTCGACGCCGCACTGGCCCATCTACTCGGGCGAGATCCTCTCGAACCACTCGAGCCAGGAGCTCTCGGCCGACCCGACGCTCTCGATCGGCACCGGCCCGTTCAAGGTCGAGTCGTACACGAAGGGCTCGAGCCTCACGCTCGTGCGCAACGACGACTACAACTGGGCGCCCGAGACCGCGTCGCACCAGGGGCCGGCCTACCTCGACCAGGTCGTCGTGAACTTCGTCCCCGAGACGCAGGCGCGCATCGGCGCGCTGAACTCGCAGCAGGCGCAGGCGATCGACCAGGTGCCGCCGCTGAACTTCGCCGAGGTCGAGGCGGGCGGCAACGCGATCCTCGAGCAGGACAACACGGGCACGCCGTACCAGCTGCACCTCAACCCCAACGTCGCGCCGTTCGACGACCTGAACGTGCGTCGCGGCTTCCAGGCCGCGATCGACGTGAACGCCGCACTGCAGAGCGTATACCAGGGCGCCTACGAACTCGCGTGGGGACCGACGCTCCCCGGCACGGCACCCGCGGGCTCGGCCGACGAGTCGATCAAGGGCACATGGGGCTTCGACGCCGACAAGGCGGCCCAGTACTTCGCGGAGGCCGGCTACACCGAGAAGGACGCCGAGGGGTACCTCGTGAAGGACGGCCAGCGCCTCCACCTCGACTGGTACGTCGACAGCCTCTACGCGCAGACCGACCAGCGTCAGCAGCTCGGTGAGGCGATCGTGCTGCTCGCGAAGGACGCGGGCATCGAGATCGTGCGCACGCCGTTCGACACGGCGACGTTCACGGCGAAGATCGCGGAGGGGAAGCACCAGCTCGCCGACTCGTCGCGCGGCTACGCCGACGTCGCGACGAGCATCCAGCCGTTCACGACCGCCGCGATCCCCACCTCGAACGGCGGCTCGGGCATCAACTACGGCCTCGTGAGCGACCCCGAGATCGACGCGCAGGCGGCGATCCTCCGCGCCTCCAACGACGACGCCGAGCGCGTGGCCGCGGCGCACGTCGCACAGCAGCGCATCATCGACCAGGCCTACTCGCTGCCGCTCTACGTGCCCAAGAAGACGGTGGGCGTGACGCCCGCCGTGCAGGGCTGGGCGTTCGACCAGGTCGGCTACACGGACACCTTCCACGGTGTCTGGCTCGCGCAGTAG
- a CDS encoding aldo/keto reductase: MPIRGGTSDVAPDPTGVRAALAGHEVRRVGFGAARLTAGDGWGRLADPEPARRLLRDALDAGYDLVDTADSLGPGVSEQIVGEVVGDRDDVLVATKVGMLRPAPGRWGILGHPDYLRQQVHTSLLRLRRERIDLLYLHRIDPAHPVADQLGALQELCDAGHIGAIGVSEPSAEQLDEVLAIERVAAVQSLFNVAATGNAPIVRRLAAEGIPFVAYWPLIGRGLPRDVYERVFAVLARAGDELDASPARVGLAWILAQAPTTFAVAGSRDPAHLADNLRADELVLDPARADRLAADVANALDGFTFDPRYDREHER; this comes from the coding sequence GTGCCGATTCGAGGCGGAACGAGCGACGTCGCACCGGACCCGACGGGCGTGCGCGCCGCGCTCGCCGGCCACGAGGTGCGACGGGTGGGCTTCGGCGCCGCCCGGCTCACGGCCGGGGACGGCTGGGGACGCCTCGCCGATCCGGAGCCCGCGCGGCGACTGCTCCGGGACGCACTCGACGCGGGCTACGACCTCGTCGACACGGCCGACTCCCTCGGCCCCGGGGTCAGCGAGCAGATCGTGGGTGAGGTCGTCGGCGACCGCGACGACGTGCTCGTCGCGACGAAGGTGGGGATGCTCCGCCCCGCGCCCGGTCGCTGGGGGATCCTCGGCCACCCCGACTACCTGCGTCAGCAGGTGCACACGAGCCTGCTCCGCCTGCGTCGCGAACGGATCGACCTCCTCTACCTGCACCGCATCGATCCCGCCCATCCCGTCGCCGATCAGCTCGGCGCCCTGCAGGAACTGTGCGATGCGGGCCACATCGGTGCGATCGGCGTGAGCGAGCCGAGCGCGGAGCAACTCGACGAGGTGCTCGCGATCGAGCGGGTCGCGGCGGTGCAGAGCCTCTTCAACGTCGCCGCGACGGGCAATGCCCCGATCGTGCGTCGGCTCGCGGCCGAGGGGATCCCGTTCGTCGCCTACTGGCCGCTCATCGGTCGCGGCCTGCCGCGCGATGTGTACGAGCGCGTCTTCGCGGTGCTGGCCCGGGCGGGCGACGAGCTCGACGCGAGCCCCGCACGCGTCGGGCTCGCCTGGATCCTCGCGCAGGCGCCCACGACCTTCGCCGTCGCCGGATCGCGCGACCCGGCGCACCTGGCCGACAACCTCCGCGCCGACGAGCTCGTGCTCGATCCGGCGCGCGCCGATCGCCTCGCGGCCGATGTCGCGAACGCGCTCGACGGATTCACCTTCGACCCACGCTACGACCGGGAGCACGAGAGATGA